From the genome of Bactrocera oleae isolate idBacOlea1 chromosome 2, idBacOlea1, whole genome shotgun sequence, one region includes:
- the LOC138857992 gene encoding arginine and glutamate-rich protein 1-like translates to MGNPEVTKTPSRTAGNSKQNATGIKQTTKIDMYTINTRSTSQAGTNKNDATGIEKSLSVIMGELQKINDNMAKKFKKEIDELKKNIEDKDKKWEAEKNLLWEHIDLMEDKIKKLTEGVPEKLSEDENNQLKEEKEKIQQQQARIIAEIEKMEQLKQKQLKIEKKNNIVIKGLIDTDDDPKQTTVRFIEEKFRVKVDAADMWLQGKDKKVVIVKLKKWETKEEIMKNKKVLLNTKIFIENDLTREEREVQRRIAQEAKEIRKNNHSVKVGYRKMCVDGKWLSWQQLKSNMEKKDF, encoded by the coding sequence ATGGGTAATCCAGAGGTCACAAAAACACCCAGCCGCACGGCGGGAAACTCAAAACAAAACGCCACAGGCATTAAACAAACAACGAAAATCGACATGTACACAATAAACACTAGAAGTACGAGTCAGGCTGGAACTAACAAAAATGATGCCACAGGTATTGAAAAATCGCTCAGTGTAATCATGGGAGAACTACAGAAAATAAATGACAACATggcgaaaaagtttaaaaaagaaattgatgagCTGAAGAAAAACATTGAGGACAAAGATAAAAAGTGGGAGGCAGAAAAAAACCTTTTGTGGGAACACATTGACCTGATggaagataaaattaaaaaattgacagAAGGTGTACCGGAAAAACTATCGGAAGACGAAAACAATCAATTGAAAGAGGAAAAAGAGAAAATTCAACAGCAGCAGGCAAGAATTATCGCCGAAATTGAGAAAATGGAGCAGCTAAAGCAAAAACAGCTGAAgattgaaaagaaaaacaacatcGTCATTAAAGGTCTAATAGACACAGATGATGATCCGAAGCAAACGACTGTAAGGTTTATAGAAGAAAAGTTTAGAGTGAAGGTAGATGCTGCGGACATGTGGCTACAAGGTAAAGATAAAAAGGTGGTGATTGTGAAACTGAAAAAATGGGAAACCAAAGAGGAAATCATGAAGAATAAAAAAGTGCTATTAAATACGAAGATTTTCATAGAAAACGATCTCACGCGTGAAGAAAGAGAAGTGCAGAGGAGAATAGCTCAAGAAgcgaaagaaataagaaaaaacaatcaTTCTGTTAAAGTAGGATATAGAAAAATGTGTGTCGACGGAAAATGGCTCTCGTGGCaacaattaaaaagtaatatggaAAAGAAGGATTTTTAA